The following is a genomic window from Antechinus flavipes isolate AdamAnt ecotype Samford, QLD, Australia chromosome 3, AdamAnt_v2, whole genome shotgun sequence.
gccaAGCACAACaggaatataatatattttcataatttatgAGGAGCAGGGTAGGTATTTGGGTCTAAGTCTAGGTCTGTTAGGTCTAGGTATCTGAATTCATATGATATATTTTAGAACAAAGAGGAAAGCCTAAAATCATcattataatgataatttttaaaagtactacccaaaaaattcaaattcaaatctaaaATGGACACCAACCTTAGGATCCTGTTATATTCCATAagtaacaaattaaataaatcttaACAATGTAAAAATCCATACTAACGCTTTCAGACTTGTGTTATAAAAAGCCAGAGCTTCAGTCAGATACAGGGAGCCTTCATCTTCAATTCTGTTTGAAGAAAGATCTATTACTTCCaacacattatttctttttaatagctcTCCCAAATATTTCATTGCATCACGTGTTATTCTGTtgctaagaaagaaaacatgaatttttttgAAACTGTATGATCACAATGCTTCTTATTAAATAGGCAGAAAATGCAGtttaaaaagtcatttacttAATAAATAGCGGTGGACATTATTAGATGAATGAATCCCTTTAATCCACCAGTTTttgaaaaagctattaaaaactaAACTTCAAAAATTGCTTCTGTCCCAATTTATGGAGCTTGTAAGAAGCTATTACAGATTCTTATTTAAcagtaaaaaattacccttgtaATATCATTAGCATATGctttatatgttaaaattatatctCTTGATACCTCACCAAAATTAAGAAATGTTAAAACTGTGTAAAATATCCAAAAGACTATTGATCTTtctaactatttaaaaaaaactgccaAAATTCTTCaggtattgtatttaacattacATTCTGGACAGGTTTTCCCAGTAAGAATATATTTGAGTCAATTGTTTCAGATTAAATGGCTAAATCTATTCTTACCAGCTGACATCTAGGTAACGTAGAGTAGTGTTTAGAAGGAGGGCTTTACACAACTGCTCCATACCAAAATTTTTCATATCATGCTTACACAAGTGTATTTCAATAAGAGATGAGTTAATTCGCAACATGTTGCTTATATGGACCGTGGACTCTTCCTAAAAAGAGgtttagttttatttatgttattcATTTAACACAAAAGCCACCAATGGCTTAATATTAATCTGTCCCATTCTAGACAATCTCCTAAATAAAGACTACGTCATCTTGATTCAACCAACATGGATTAAACATCTTTTATGTACTTCCAAATATACACTGAACAGTTGTTTACACGTTTTCTTCCCCATCAGGCTCTAAGCTTATTGAGGATAAGGATCACTAGCATTCAGTCCAATGCTTATGGACTGGCTGGTTGGCCATTCCTTACTGAAGCAGTCAAGTCCACCACCTGTGCCTCCCATTCTAAAAGGATTGGAAAGGATCAGCAGAAATCTTGGAATAAAACAGATGACCTGTTTCCAGCTCCTCTTTGACATGGGTGTGAGGAAATAAAGAATACACAGCAGAGCAGGAGAAACATGGGCTGGGCTCTCAGCTGAATTGGCAATGTTATAAGCAAGTTATTGAACCTGGTTCCTCATCGGAACAATAAAGGTAAATGTTTCTATTACTCAGAAGGTAAGAGAAGGTCCTTGGGTAGAAAGTACTTTATACTCTTTACAGCAAAATCAGGTCAACTAGCATGTATTAAGCTCTTCCTTGTGCTAAGCAAAATGTATGTGTTGTTTTTACTGTTGGTGTAAAAATCATCAAGGATGATAGCCAGAGTTGTGAAGGcctcaggaagaacaaaaaaagtccTGGTGACCTTCCAACGGTTTTAATGGGAGTTAATGGTGGTAGGTCCTAGATtacaggggtccttaaactacggccctcgggccagatgcagcagctgaggatgtttctccccctcacccagagctatgaagtttctttatctaaaggcccacaaaacaagtttttgtttttactatagtctggccctccaacagtttgagggacagtgaactggccccctatttaaaaagtttgaggacccttttCCTAGAATCTAGGGAGATAAGGACATGAAGGCCAGTGAGGAAGCTGAGTGGGCAGGTAACCTCTAAGAGAAGTTCCAGAAGTGTCTAGCAGGTGGTAATTCAGGAAGATGGCTTGGCTGTCCATGGTCTGAAGTCACCAAGATTCCATGGCTTGTACCTCTAATGGGCAAGGggactctttttttgatctgtaaCAGGGAGGAAGGATAAATATACAGAGAAAGTAACCTATGAGAAATGGGGAAGGAGTGGTCCTTTCCTAATCCTGCCTCCATGTCAGAGAGCTAGGACTCTAGGAGCAATGCATCCTTCTTGGCAAGCTCGTGTTTTCTGTGTTCATCATCTATCACAATTCTATCAGTCAGCTGAAATGTCTGAGAAATAGTGATAGCTCTTAAATACGCCATGCACTCTGTTTTCTGAAGTCCCAGCTCCTCTCCGAGGAGAGGAGTCTGCACCAGATGTGGGGCCTCTGCTCAGACACCACTTAGCTCTATAAGACTTGGAGCAAACTCCTGAAGCCCTCTGAGCCCCAGTTTCTCCTCTAGAAAACGGAGCTATGCATCTCATGGCCGTGTTTGAGGGAAACACTTTGGTAACTTTAAATGCAATGTAAGtatgagattgaaaaaaaaattatagtcagGATTGTtgtagaatatttattttaaagaaaactttacctgccatctaagggaggggatggggggaaggaggggataatttggaacagaagacttttcaatgttgaaaaattacccatgcatatgttctgtcaataaaaagctttaatcaaaataagaaaactgtttttcATTGTAGCCTGAAGTTCACAGAAGATAGTTTGTACCTAGCCCGAAAGCTTTTCAAGCCATTTATGAAATTTTTAAGTCTAGCTTTTCAATACTTAATTCATACCACATTACTTTGACAATTATTTGACAAGGACATACCCCTTCAGTCTTCAGTAGAGGACGGTTTAGGTTGATCCCTTTCATTGACTTGTTTTTAGTTAATACAGTTGCTAATGCTATCAAACTCTGTATCTCCTGAAAATAAGTGAATTCTTAGTGAGTTACAAAGAgcaaagacataaataaaaaaacCGATGCTtaaaaaaaggattgtatatgataattgtagaaatatgtatagaagaactgcacatgtttaacatatattggattacttgccatctaggggagggggaggggaaggagaggaaaaatttggaatacaaggtttttgtaAGGagcaatgttgaaaaagtattcatgcatgtgttttgaaaataaaaagcttttgtaaaaaaataaaaaagaaaatgaaaaaaaagaaaagaactgtaTATCCAAGGACAAGGTGCCAACCCAGCTGGGTCAGCTAATAACCCCCTTGTATAAAGCTCAGTTAGCTCTCTACAAACAGGGCTTTTAGGGGGCTGGCAGGGCTGACTCTTCTGCATCCTCCCAGGtggttttctttgtttgtttttgctgaggcagttggggttaagtttcttgcccaggatcgcacagctaggaagtgttaagtgactgaggccatatttgaactcaggtcctcctgacttcagggctggtgctctatccaccgcaccaCCTGGCTGCTTCTTAGATTCAGATGTGTTAAGCTACAAAGATGTAGGTAGAGTAGGATAAAGGTTCTGGTTCAAACTGGAGCCTCTACTCAGACACCAAAAGCTCTATAAGACTTGGAGCAAACTCCTGAAGCCCTCTGAGCCCCAGTTTCTCCTCTAGAAAATGGAGCTATGCATCTCATGGCCGTGTTTGAGGGAAACACTTTGGTAACTTTAAATGCAATGTAAGtatgagattgaaaaaaaaaattatagtcagGATTGTtgtagaatatttattttaaagaaaactttacctgccatctaagggaggggatggggggaaggaggggataatttggaacagaagacttttcaatgttgaaaaattacccatgcatatgttctgtcaataaaaagctttaatcaaaaaaagaaaactgtttttcATTGTAGCCTGAAGTTCACAGAAGATAGTTTGTACCTAGCCCCGAAAGCTTTTCAAGCCATTTATGAAATTTTTAAGTCTAGCTTTTCAATACTTAATTCATACCACATTACTTTGACAATTATTTGACAAGGACATACCCCTTCAGTCTTCAGTAGAGGACGGTTTAGGTTGATCCCTTTCATTGACTTGTTTTTAGTTAATACAGTTGCTAATGCTATCAAACTCTGTATCTCCTGAAAATAAGTGAATTCTTAGTGAGTTACAAAGAgcaaagacataaataaaaaaacCGATGCTtaaaaaaaggattgtatatgataattgtagaaatatgtatagaagaactgcacatgtttaacatatattggattacttgccatctaggggagggggaggggaaggagaggaaaaatttggaatacaaggtttttgtaAGGagcaatgttgaaaaagtattcatgcatgtgttttgaaaataaaaagcttttgtaaaaaaataaaaaagaaaatgaaaaaaaagaaaagaactgtaTATCCAAGGACAAGGTGCCAACCCAGCTGGGTCAGCTAATAACCCCCTTGTATAAAGCTTAGTTAGCTTTCTACAAACAGGGCTTTTAGGGGGCTGGCAGGGCTGACTCTTCTGCATCCTCCCAGGtggttttctttgtttgtttttgctgaggcagttggggttaagtttcttgcccaggatcacacagctaggaagtgttaagtgactgaggccaaatttgaactcaggtcctcctgacttcagggctggtgctctatccaccgcaccaCCTGGCTGCTTCTTAGATTCAGATGTGTTAAGCTACAAAGATGTAGGTAGAGTAGGATAAAGGTTCTGGTTCAAACTGGAGGTCCCTGGAGACTTGCTCTAATGATTATTATTGAATGAATCCTACTTTAGGGAGTGTTCCCACAACTCCCAGCATACTTTTGAATGGCCAGGTCCAATCTCCTAGAACCTCTCCGACTGAGGAGAATTTCCCAGGTTCACACTGATCGCTGATGGGGAGCCAGACAACTGAGATGCCTCCAGGAGAACCCTcttagggaggggagaaggagcaAGTAAAGGGCTCCCACAGAGCGGGGCTGTGGGTGGGGGGGGAAGGTGCAATTTCTCTGAACTTATTCCTTTCTATAGGAGCTGTCTGGGAAGTTGATACGTTTACAACTGTGGAGTCAGACCTCCCCTGAATCATCTGGAGTTGGCAAATTTAATTCTAACTTATTCATTCTTTGGGATATCCTCTAATTCATGTGTTAATTCTCCTACTGATAGAATGTGATTGCAATTTATTCTTAATAAATTAGTGTTATTTTACTCACCAGATCACAGTCTCCCAAATCTAACTTCTCTAATGATGAATTAATTTGAAGCATTGTAGCAAAAAACATTCCACCTTTATTTCCAATCTTGTTCCCAGTCATTCTTAGGTATTTGAGAGTTGTATTTCTCTATGCAGGAAAAATGTCAAAAgttgaatacatttttttaagttatagaaTTTCCCCTTAAAGGGTTTGGCTTGGgattaattatttgaaaaacagCAATTTTTAGTATAAAAATATGCAAATTCATCTAAATGGTAGATGCTTATTTAGCTAGTGATTTTTACTCATCAGAGTGTGGTGTTGTATCTGTCACTTAAGCCTTTCTCGGCCTTGGGTTTatgggaaaatagatttagaattggaagatcCTTGGAGGTCACTGAGTGCAACTCTTACAGATGAccaaactgaggccaaaagatgGGCAGGAATTGCTCAGGATCACTTGGTTAAGAtgtgaatccaggttttcctgatcctTACAAAGGAGCCCTGGCCTTCAGGGTCCACTGTGAGATGAAGGCTTGgactcttctccctccctccctcacccctccAAGGCCCACCATGGTTCTAAGTCATCACTCCCAAACCCAGAAACAGATTGCAAAACCTGAAGGCCATCACTGTCATTTCTGTGGTCAGACATTATGAAAGCTACATcacttttgcattttatttcctgacTTTGAGGAATTCTATCTAActtgtgttttattatttctgtggaTATTGTGCAAGGTTATGTCCAGATGTTTTATAGTTTTAGCAGGTATATTACTAAGAATGGCATGCTGTCCTGGACAGAGAGCTGGCCTTGAAGATGCTGACACAGACTGATTTTGAGACCGTGGGCCAGTTACTGAATCTCTGTGTTCAAGGCCacaaattgcagagaagatgctaCTTCTATCTGTGAAATTAAGAGTTGTCTTAGCCATCTCCTTACTTTGCATCCTCACTTCCCCATACACTGTGGTGCTAAGTAAATGATTTACTGCAAAGAAAATTCAAGGTCCTTGAAGGAATCTGCAAGGCCTGAAGAACTAGAGCTCTCTCTGATTCCCTGAAATACTTGTATAAAATAGGAATCTATACTTCCCGCTCAAAAGAGACCATGGTTCTTTGCACATTGCTCAGGGGCAAAGAGCACCAACAGACAGATACTTACGTGGAGTGCTTTTGCTATCATTTCTCCCCCCTTAGTCTCAATGTCATTAAACATAAGATTTAGATAAGTGATATTTTGGATTTCCtgtaatgaagagagaaaaggagatgtCACTGTCAAGTATCTTTTAAAAGAGAggttcattcattttgttttttaaagaatttttgtcAAGAAAGTCTTGACAATTAAAACTCAGTTGAATTCTGTGAAAAACACCAATGATGTAAGGACATTGATTTAAACCTAATCACAGCTACTATTTGAAAGAGGAAGACTGCTGTTGTAGTTTGGATGatgtgttttgttgttattgttgctgccATGAGATATAAGAAGCTTGCAATAGGTGATTCTGATATTCTCATTGCAAGCAATGCTCTCTGAGAAAGTTTCAAAATGTAATCTGAGATTGCAGATCTGGCCACAAAGGACAAGATGATTCCTGCAGTTCTGGAAAGATAGAATTTGATAAGTCTAAGTGGTATCACTGTAagcaaaacaaacattttaaaagtaaagataATACAATACCTCAAGGAGTTTTACGACATGAATCACTCCATAATCAGTTATGAGGTTATATCTAACATCCAAACCTAAGGGAAACAAATTAATACATAACTGACCATCTTGATAATACTTAAATTCTAGAGACATAAGACATGATCAAGTTAAAACCAATACCTGTAATATTTGTATATGGTTTTATGGTATAGAGAAGTACTTCAAAATCTTCATCTTTAAGTCTCTGCACTGGCGTTATTAAGTGGTCATTGCCAGCCACTTTAATTGTGATTTCATCCCTTAATCTgagtaataaaaaatatattttatccacGAGCAAAGGTGAGTATAAATAGTCTTAGTAAGGGCAACATTTGAAGGCAAGTGTGTAGAACAAGATGCAAACGCTTGCAGAGAAGCAGCGATCCCTAACATCTCTCTGAGCTC
Proteins encoded in this region:
- the LRRC34 gene encoding leucine-rich repeat-containing protein 34 isoform X2 — translated: MEGFYFTPLPMEVTSTFIDLPQNYQTMCQLFQREENPFLLKTLQLQEAYYVKNDKGLRDEITIKVAGNDHLITPVQRLKDEDFEVLLYTIKPYTNITGLDVRYNLITDYGVIHVVKLLEEIQNITYLNLMFNDIETKGGEMIAKALHRNTTLKYLRMTGNKIGNKGGMFFATMLQINSSLEKLDLGDCDLEIQSLIALATVLTKNKSMKGINLNRPLLKTEGEESTVHISNMLRINSSLIEIHLCKHDMKNFGMEQLCKALLLNTTLRYLDVSCNRITRDAMKYLGELLKRNNVLEVIDLSSNRIEDEGSLYLTEALAFYNTSLKALSIVSNNISGEGLIAFSDALKTNTTLSNLYIWGNKFDSQTCEAFSNLIKSGRLKLENIDVEPYIVDNLIYFAELSHGIKKHYYWTPSYGEIEGASTNAGFAIVTTTPHL